The following proteins are co-located in the uncultured Draconibacterium sp. genome:
- a CDS encoding PDZ domain-containing protein, with the protein MYTVPVTGGTPTRLTWHPSGASVRGWTRDGKNILYASMRETAPSSYSRLWTVSKDGGPSTLVSKQWGFDGAYSPDGKQMIIDRVTRWDVEWRDYRGGQNTPLVILDLKNFDEELLPNNRETDIQPLWLGNTIYFLSDRDFVSNIWSYSPETKELKQITTFKGADIKWLDGEGNQLAFEREGYLHLLDLSSEKSTQLEISLVGDYPWAETKWEDVSKSARSASLSPTGKRAIFEARGEIFTVPAEHGDTRNITQSSGEADRTPIWSPNGDKLAWFSDKGGNGYALLIGDQDGLTEPKIYSIGESKLGWEPTWSPDGKFIAFTDDDVRIRVINLETEEIKTIDTGGNNIERGDMGLTWSPDSKWLAYAKSASNNFRQITIWSSENNSINKVTNTFADAFSPAWDLDKKHFYFLASTNLALGSGWANTSSMTADANYSVYIVNLQKDEESPFKLRSDEEEVKESKNDADEKEDEKDKKEDKGKEEDKDKDEKKDESIKIDFEDIASRTIDLPMPKRNYRQIVAGPAGSVFIGESVPNSSGLTLQKFTLKDREAKEFVSGVRSVSVSADGKKMLAKAGSSWKIMDTGGASGKDGKAIKVSLKMKLDRSLEWNQIFEEAWRYERDYFYDPNMHGRDWNKVHDRYAPLVKHIKHRADLTYILDQVNGELSVGHSFVMGGDYPETESNSVGLLGADLVAEQNHWKIQRIFTTEDWNPELSSPLDEPGLKVEDGNFIVGINGKEITANDDPFQYLDGTSGLQTILHINNKADFKEAWTITVKPIRSENALRQRTWVEDNRRKVDELSDGKLAYIWVPNTGGPGFVSFNRYFFAQQDKLGAVIDERFNGGGLLDDYMVDLMTRSLRAGLTNEVPNGKPFRLPAGILGPKALLINEQAGSGGDFFPWVFRQQNAGLLIGATTWGGLVKSSVHYSLVDGGALTAPDNAVFDPINNKWIAENEGVAPDIPVRQDAKSLENNIDPQLERAVKEVLKKVEEQGSIKVSPPPFSKPAVKK; encoded by the coding sequence GTGTACACCGTTCCGGTAACAGGTGGCACTCCTACCCGACTCACCTGGCATCCAAGCGGTGCATCAGTACGAGGCTGGACGCGTGATGGTAAAAATATTTTATACGCATCGATGCGTGAAACTGCACCTTCATCGTACAGTCGTTTGTGGACCGTTTCAAAAGACGGAGGTCCCTCAACATTAGTTAGCAAACAGTGGGGTTTCGACGGAGCTTATTCTCCGGATGGAAAACAAATGATTATTGACCGTGTTACGCGCTGGGATGTGGAATGGCGCGACTACCGGGGCGGACAAAATACACCCCTGGTAATTCTTGATCTGAAAAATTTTGACGAAGAGTTGTTACCAAATAATCGGGAAACAGATATCCAGCCACTTTGGTTGGGAAACACAATCTACTTTTTATCAGATCGCGATTTTGTGAGCAACATTTGGTCATATTCTCCTGAAACAAAGGAATTAAAACAAATTACAACTTTTAAAGGCGCTGATATTAAATGGTTAGACGGCGAAGGAAATCAACTTGCTTTCGAGCGTGAAGGATATTTGCATTTACTTGATCTTTCGTCAGAGAAAAGCACACAACTTGAAATATCATTGGTTGGCGATTATCCGTGGGCTGAAACCAAGTGGGAAGATGTAAGCAAATCAGCCCGATCAGCTTCGCTTTCTCCTACGGGTAAACGAGCCATATTTGAAGCAAGAGGCGAAATTTTTACGGTTCCTGCCGAACACGGCGATACTCGAAACATTACGCAAAGTTCGGGAGAGGCCGACCGCACTCCAATTTGGTCGCCGAACGGAGATAAATTAGCCTGGTTCTCCGATAAGGGCGGCAATGGATATGCACTGTTAATTGGCGACCAGGATGGGTTAACCGAGCCTAAAATTTATTCAATTGGCGAATCAAAACTTGGCTGGGAACCAACATGGTCACCCGATGGAAAATTTATTGCATTTACCGACGATGATGTTCGCATCAGGGTAATTAACCTGGAAACAGAAGAAATAAAAACAATCGATACCGGCGGTAACAACATCGAACGTGGCGATATGGGATTAACCTGGTCGCCCGATTCAAAATGGCTGGCTTATGCCAAGTCTGCATCAAACAATTTCCGTCAAATTACAATTTGGTCGTCAGAAAACAACAGCATAAATAAAGTTACCAATACTTTTGCCGATGCCTTTTCGCCTGCCTGGGATCTCGACAAAAAGCACTTTTATTTTTTAGCAAGTACAAACCTGGCTTTGGGCTCGGGTTGGGCAAATACCAGCTCGATGACTGCCGATGCCAATTACAGTGTATACATCGTAAATCTTCAAAAAGATGAAGAATCGCCTTTTAAACTTCGAAGCGACGAAGAAGAGGTAAAAGAGAGCAAAAATGATGCTGACGAAAAAGAAGACGAAAAAGACAAAAAGGAAGACAAAGGGAAAGAAGAAGATAAAGACAAGGACGAAAAAAAGGATGAATCAATAAAAATTGACTTTGAAGACATTGCAAGCCGAACCATTGATTTACCAATGCCCAAAAGGAATTATCGCCAAATTGTTGCTGGGCCTGCCGGATCTGTATTTATTGGCGAATCGGTTCCAAACTCTTCCGGATTAACCTTGCAGAAATTCACCTTAAAAGATCGCGAAGCCAAGGAATTTGTTAGCGGTGTTCGCTCTGTTTCCGTATCGGCCGACGGTAAAAAAATGTTAGCAAAAGCAGGTTCTTCGTGGAAAATTATGGACACCGGTGGCGCCTCTGGCAAAGATGGAAAAGCCATTAAAGTAAGTTTAAAAATGAAACTCGACCGTTCGTTGGAATGGAATCAGATATTTGAAGAAGCCTGGCGCTACGAACGCGATTACTTTTATGATCCGAATATGCATGGCCGCGACTGGAATAAAGTCCACGATCGTTATGCTCCGCTTGTAAAACACATTAAACACAGAGCCGATTTAACTTATATTCTCGATCAGGTTAACGGTGAACTTTCGGTTGGGCACAGTTTTGTAATGGGTGGCGACTACCCGGAAACCGAAAGTAACTCAGTTGGTTTATTGGGCGCAGATTTGGTGGCTGAGCAAAACCACTGGAAAATTCAGCGGATATTTACTACCGAAGACTGGAATCCGGAACTGTCAAGTCCACTGGACGAACCGGGTCTTAAAGTAGAAGATGGAAACTTTATTGTTGGAATTAACGGGAAAGAAATTACTGCCAACGATGATCCTTTTCAGTATTTGGATGGAACATCCGGCCTACAAACAATACTGCACATAAACAACAAAGCCGACTTTAAAGAAGCCTGGACAATCACCGTTAAACCGATTCGAAGTGAAAATGCACTTCGCCAGAGAACCTGGGTGGAAGACAACAGAAGAAAAGTTGACGAACTTTCTGATGGTAAACTGGCTTACATTTGGGTGCCGAATACCGGCGGCCCCGGTTTTGTTTCGTTCAACCGTTATTTCTTTGCCCAACAAGACAAACTGGGTGCTGTAATTGACGAACGTTTTAACGGCGGTGGTTTGCTCGACGATTATATGGTTGACCTGATGACTCGAAGCCTGCGCGCCGGTTTAACCAACGAAGTTCCCAATGGAAAACCATTCCGTTTACCGGCCGGTATTTTAGGACCAAAAGCTTTGCTAATTAACGAGCAAGCCGGATCGGGAGGCGATTTCTTCCCATGGGTATTCCGTCAGCAGAATGCAGGGTTACTTATTGGTGCTACAACGTGGGGAGGATTAGTGAAATCCTCTGTACATTACAGCCTGGTTGACGGCGGTGCGCTGACTGCTCCCGACAATGCTGTTTTCGATCCGATTAACAACAAATGGATTGCAGAAAACGAAGGAGTTGCTCCGGATATTCCGGTTCGTCAGGATGCAAAATCACTCGAGAACAATATCGATCCTCAATTGGAGCGTGCCGTAAAAGAGGTTCTTAAAAAGGTTGAAGAGCAAGGTAGCATCAAAGTTAGCCCGCCTCCGTTCTCCAAACCTGCAGTAAAGAAATAA
- a CDS encoding bifunctional UDP-sugar hydrolase/5'-nucleotidase yields MKTIGILILACLVLIYGCGNENTNVPSESQHLTIFCVNDVHGQIDNLSKVKYIVDKERTTSNVLVVSAGDLFSGNPVVDNYSKKGFPIIDAMNKIGFDISALGNHDFDYGPEVLKSRIEDSAFPWICANTVPKRPDLHEFEAFTTIHTGDLTVTFLALLETNGSNTDIIPSSHPWRVADYSFTPALNMVDNFSSLKSSENADLLIALSHLGSYYDFQLAREYPFFDLVIGGHNHSKIDTMFHSTPVVQSGGYLHFLGKLELEIKDKSLQSSNFTLIDLDNYSEFDSDLAVLISEYNNLPELDEEIGYSEADHGIQATGCFYTHALKEYMNADVSFQNTGGVRATLPKGVITKRQIYEISPFNNGTVLYNMTVEEIKNFLIGSGSGFYYSGIHIQKSGGQVIIKDTLDRIIPDDYVLKVGINDYIPAVHSLYFPENGEKQTLTAAETLVAYLQTVNTPIDFSSCYNYFRY; encoded by the coding sequence ATGAAAACAATCGGGATACTTATACTGGCTTGCCTTGTACTAATTTATGGTTGTGGCAACGAAAACACAAATGTTCCTTCAGAAAGCCAGCATCTGACCATCTTTTGTGTAAATGATGTCCACGGACAGATCGATAACCTTTCAAAAGTGAAATACATTGTTGATAAGGAAAGAACTACTTCGAATGTGTTGGTAGTGAGTGCCGGCGATCTGTTTTCAGGAAATCCGGTTGTTGATAATTACAGCAAAAAAGGCTTTCCGATTATTGATGCCATGAATAAAATTGGCTTTGACATTTCGGCATTGGGAAATCATGATTTTGACTATGGCCCGGAAGTCCTCAAATCAAGAATTGAAGACTCAGCTTTTCCCTGGATATGTGCCAACACAGTACCCAAACGCCCCGATTTGCATGAATTTGAGGCGTTTACAACAATTCACACAGGCGACTTAACTGTAACCTTTCTGGCTTTGTTAGAAACCAACGGCTCCAATACCGATATTATTCCGTCTTCGCATCCATGGAGAGTTGCCGACTATTCGTTTACACCTGCCCTGAATATGGTCGATAATTTTTCCTCTTTAAAAAGCAGTGAAAATGCCGACCTGTTAATTGCACTTTCTCATCTGGGTAGTTATTACGATTTTCAACTGGCACGAGAATATCCGTTTTTCGATCTCGTTATTGGAGGTCACAATCACTCTAAAATAGATACCATGTTCCATTCAACACCGGTTGTTCAGTCGGGCGGTTACCTGCACTTTTTAGGAAAACTGGAGCTGGAAATAAAAGATAAAAGTTTACAATCGTCAAACTTTACGCTCATCGATCTGGATAATTATTCGGAATTCGATTCAGATTTGGCAGTATTAATAAGTGAGTACAACAACCTGCCGGAACTGGATGAAGAAATTGGCTACTCAGAAGCGGACCATGGTATACAGGCTACAGGCTGTTTTTACACGCATGCATTAAAAGAGTATATGAATGCCGACGTATCATTTCAAAACACCGGAGGCGTGCGCGCTACGCTGCCCAAAGGAGTTATTACAAAACGTCAGATCTACGAAATTTCGCCTTTTAACAATGGTACTGTACTTTACAACATGACCGTGGAAGAAATTAAAAATTTTCTGATTGGTTCCGGTTCAGGATTTTATTACTCGGGCATTCACATTCAAAAATCAGGAGGTCAGGTAATCATAAAAGACACGCTTGACCGCATCATCCCCGATGATTATGTTCTGAAAGTAGGAATAAACGACTACATACCTGCTGTTCATTCTCTGTATTTTCCTGAGAATGGAGAAAAACAAACCTTAACTGCTGCCGAAACGCTTGTTGCGTATCTGCAAACTGTAAATACTCCAATCGATTTTAGTTCGTGCTACAACTATTTTCGATATTAA
- a CDS encoding trypsin-like peptidase domain-containing protein, giving the protein MKNYILILSIIITAHVVQAQSFADLIAEVNQSVVTIKVLEKRNLGIGNPTGFTSAEGMGSGVLVGERKLYILTAAHVVANASEIEVTFANGTTIGATNRRIDQTSDVALLQLNNPASAIPAAKIGDSEKVRIGDDIFIIGNPLGLEHSVSRGIISGKHIEKNEYNQSRVQEFFQTDASINKGNSGGPMFNMQGEVIGIVSSILSFSGGFEGLGFAATSSIATEILQQRGRIWFGTDVIPMNAAFCKLFHVPQEGALLVQSVAESSPAYFMGLKGGYISMKVGDSEFLGGGDVILQFDDIPLNSSKNLNKFFDYLNTMENGKSYRVKILRDGEVKTLTWRMQ; this is encoded by the coding sequence ATGAAAAATTACATCCTCATCCTTTCAATTATCATTACTGCACATGTGGTGCAGGCACAAAGTTTTGCAGACCTTATTGCAGAAGTCAACCAGAGTGTTGTTACCATAAAAGTCTTAGAAAAACGAAATCTGGGAATTGGAAATCCAACGGGTTTTACCAGTGCCGAAGGTATGGGCTCCGGAGTGTTGGTAGGCGAAAGAAAATTGTACATTTTAACTGCAGCTCATGTGGTTGCAAATGCATCCGAAATTGAAGTTACTTTTGCAAATGGAACTACAATTGGTGCAACAAATCGCAGAATTGACCAAACTTCAGACGTTGCCCTGTTGCAACTAAACAACCCGGCTTCAGCTATTCCGGCAGCTAAAATTGGCGATTCGGAAAAAGTAAGAATTGGCGACGATATATTTATTATTGGAAACCCATTGGGATTGGAACATTCGGTTTCAAGAGGTATTATTAGCGGCAAACACATCGAAAAAAATGAATACAATCAAAGCAGGGTACAAGAGTTCTTTCAAACCGATGCATCAATAAACAAAGGAAACAGCGGAGGGCCCATGTTTAATATGCAGGGCGAAGTTATTGGTATCGTTAGTTCAATTTTATCGTTCTCGGGTGGTTTTGAAGGACTTGGTTTTGCGGCAACCTCATCGATTGCTACCGAAATATTACAACAGAGAGGCCGCATCTGGTTTGGCACGGATGTTATACCAATGAATGCTGCCTTTTGTAAACTTTTTCATGTGCCACAAGAAGGAGCGTTGCTTGTTCAAAGTGTTGCTGAGAGTTCACCCGCTTATTTTATGGGATTAAAAGGAGGATACATTTCAATGAAAGTAGGCGACAGCGAATTTCTTGGTGGAGGAGATGTTATCCTTCAATTTGATGATATTCCTTTAAACTCGAGCAAAAACCTAAACAAATTCTTCGACTATCTGAATACCATGGAAAACGGCAAATCATACCGGGTAAAAATACTACGGGACGGAGAAGTAAAAACCTTAACCTGGCGAATGCAATAA
- a CDS encoding sulfite exporter TauE/SafE family protein produces MIFHSSFEPVYLLLPIIGFAIGMFGTMLGGGGGFFFLPVLTLIVGAPPQVAVATSLAATLPIGFIGSFGHYRRGNIDLKTGGLFVSAGIVGAFIGAGITGILSAKQLKVSFGVYAVFIALNMAYTTWKKKKADTGNGVQQVDGKALRVGKGMFYGLSAGLITGTFGTSGTAPVLAGLFALRLPLKLVIGTSLLVVLVNTIFAVGAHFLVGQIDLTLVLFLTAGSGIGAFTGTKLLAKANVDKSENNIRYVYAAIMVLIGVLMMISK; encoded by the coding sequence TTGATCTTTCACTCGTCATTTGAACCGGTTTATTTACTTCTGCCAATTATTGGTTTTGCCATTGGTATGTTTGGAACTATGCTTGGCGGAGGAGGAGGATTTTTCTTTTTACCTGTACTTACATTAATTGTTGGAGCGCCTCCCCAGGTTGCAGTGGCTACCTCGTTGGCTGCAACTCTCCCCATTGGTTTTATTGGTTCTTTTGGTCACTACCGACGCGGGAATATCGACCTTAAAACAGGTGGGTTGTTTGTATCTGCAGGTATTGTGGGGGCATTTATAGGTGCAGGTATTACAGGTATTTTAAGCGCGAAACAATTAAAAGTAAGTTTTGGGGTTTATGCTGTTTTTATTGCCTTAAATATGGCATACACAACCTGGAAAAAGAAAAAAGCCGATACCGGGAATGGTGTTCAACAGGTTGATGGAAAGGCATTAAGAGTTGGTAAGGGAATGTTTTATGGTTTGTCGGCAGGTTTAATAACCGGCACGTTCGGAACCAGTGGAACAGCTCCTGTTTTAGCCGGACTTTTTGCTTTGCGTTTGCCTTTAAAGTTAGTAATAGGAACTTCGTTACTGGTTGTTCTTGTAAATACCATATTTGCAGTTGGCGCTCATTTTTTGGTTGGTCAAATTGATCTTACTCTTGTGTTGTTTCTAACAGCAGGATCTGGAATTGGTGCATTTACCGGTACAAAATTACTGGCAAAAGCCAATGTCGATAAATCGGAGAATAACATTAGATATGTATATGCGGCGATCATGGTATTGATTGGTGTTTTAATGATGATAAGTAAATAG
- a CDS encoding phosphatidate cytidylyltransferase, whose amino-acid sequence MITTIYLIILLYFVLGALGFYFINRRKEKEVARKSWTKFITYFVIIHVLFFSIVLNSLAFKWLAVLIVSVGASELFKVFRQAKYYHKSYFVLSFLLFILFAFSFLLFSRLDKGLILYTFLILSIFDAFSQISGQLWGKTKIAPEISPNKTVGGTIGGAVFAILSAFVLKDLYNEPWYLILLFALGIVCFAFVGDLLASLYKRKFGIKDYSRLLPGHGGFLDRFDSLIAGGAWVILFVYGQTIL is encoded by the coding sequence ATGATAACTACAATTTATCTGATAATCTTGTTGTATTTTGTACTTGGGGCTTTGGGATTTTATTTTATTAATCGCCGAAAAGAGAAGGAAGTTGCACGTAAAAGTTGGACAAAATTCATTACTTATTTCGTCATTATACATGTTCTGTTTTTTAGTATTGTACTCAATTCTTTGGCTTTTAAATGGCTTGCTGTTCTTATTGTTTCGGTAGGAGCCAGCGAACTGTTTAAAGTCTTTCGGCAGGCAAAATATTACCATAAAAGTTACTTTGTTCTTTCATTCTTGCTGTTCATTTTATTTGCATTTAGCTTTCTTTTGTTTAGCCGCCTGGATAAAGGCCTGATTTTGTACACTTTTTTAATACTGTCCATATTCGATGCATTTAGTCAAATATCCGGGCAGTTGTGGGGTAAAACTAAAATTGCTCCTGAAATCAGTCCTAACAAAACGGTTGGAGGTACAATTGGCGGTGCAGTCTTTGCAATTTTAAGTGCCTTTGTATTAAAAGATTTGTACAATGAGCCTTGGTATCTTATTCTTTTATTTGCATTGGGAATTGTGTGTTTTGCTTTTGTAGGCGATTTGCTTGCCTCGTTGTATAAACGAAAATTCGGTATAAAAGATTATAGTCGTTTATTGCCTGGCCATGGTGGTTTTCTCGATCGGTTTGATAGTTTAATTGCAGGAGGTGCCTGGGTAATTTTATTTGTTTACGGGCAAACTATTTTATAA
- a CDS encoding phosphatidate cytidylyltransferase, with protein sequence MGNTITLSIVYFVAIILLLGFNELNYRRLNVKGEITRKFAHFTATVAVVPFPYIFSSHWYVLVLALIFFVALFVTQYSKQLKSIHDIERKSIGSYLLPAAIYITFLISNLLDNKFIYILPMLILGICDPMAAIVGMGMKKNNHQIKLFGVATGKSIFGSGAFLFTSFIISLIALYFHRGLFDFKTFWLAAFIAIISSLAELISWRGSDNLTIPVSVAFSLLLLL encoded by the coding sequence ATGGGAAATACAATTACTCTATCAATCGTATATTTTGTTGCAATTATTCTGCTGCTGGGATTTAACGAATTAAATTACCGCAGACTAAATGTGAAGGGAGAAATAACACGCAAGTTTGCACATTTTACAGCAACTGTTGCCGTAGTTCCTTTCCCTTATATTTTTAGTTCGCACTGGTATGTTTTAGTGCTTGCACTTATCTTTTTTGTGGCTTTGTTTGTTACGCAGTACAGCAAACAGTTAAAATCCATTCACGATATTGAACGGAAATCTATTGGAAGTTATTTACTCCCGGCAGCCATCTATATCACTTTTTTAATTTCGAATTTACTCGATAATAAATTTATATACATTTTACCCATGTTGATTTTAGGAATTTGCGATCCGATGGCAGCCATTGTTGGAATGGGAATGAAAAAGAACAACCATCAAATAAAACTATTTGGTGTTGCAACCGGAAAATCAATATTTGGTTCGGGAGCTTTTTTGTTTACCAGTTTTATAATCAGTTTAATAGCCCTGTATTTTCATCGCGGATTATTCGACTTTAAAACATTCTGGTTAGCAGCTTTTATTGCAATAATCAGCTCCTTGGCCGAGCTTATAAGTTGGCGCGGTTCTGACAATCTGACTATCCCGGTAAGTGTTGCATTTAGCCTGCTTTTGCTGCTATAG
- a CDS encoding SDR family oxidoreductase yields the protein MKKIVINGANGFVASNFINELLLLKDFKVIALVRGNSKNSAEERMKTALVEMNEGNDVDFTNLEVHDYSLFETDFSLQKEELETIFGGTIDYFHFAASLKFDIKSKEEIFGTNLQGVTNSVDTFLKYTRSNSRFFFVSTAYSCGKIDGKFEERFYENAEIEDFRNYYEQSKRYAENVIHDYIDKKNLNACILRLSQVVGNNATGVTKTDYGVFDFSKRVQSLAHKYPNRKIRIKVDPESTQNLIPIDTVVNYLLCALRAENVPVILNLIAKKSIKNSELLDCLRKLLPINIVADLNLEREDMDSLERIMAVGMSFTGSYIDTNIAFDTTQLDSIVDTTISPVTSESVYKMMKYFLFGREEKRGNNALLNVG from the coding sequence ATGAAAAAAATTGTAATAAACGGTGCAAATGGTTTTGTCGCATCAAACTTCATTAACGAGCTGCTGTTGCTAAAAGATTTTAAGGTAATTGCCTTGGTTAGAGGTAATTCAAAAAACTCTGCCGAGGAACGTATGAAAACCGCATTGGTGGAAATGAATGAAGGGAACGATGTGGATTTTACGAATCTTGAAGTGCATGATTATTCGTTATTTGAGACCGACTTTTCGCTGCAAAAAGAGGAGTTGGAAACGATTTTTGGAGGCACAATTGATTACTTCCATTTTGCCGCAAGTCTGAAATTTGATATAAAATCAAAAGAAGAGATTTTTGGAACCAATCTTCAGGGAGTAACAAATTCTGTTGATACTTTTTTAAAGTATACCCGTTCCAATTCGCGATTCTTTTTTGTAAGTACAGCATATTCATGTGGAAAAATTGATGGAAAATTTGAAGAGCGGTTTTACGAAAATGCGGAAATAGAGGACTTTCGGAACTACTACGAACAGTCGAAAAGATATGCCGAAAATGTTATTCATGATTATATTGATAAGAAGAATCTGAATGCTTGTATTTTGCGTTTGTCGCAGGTTGTTGGAAATAATGCTACCGGAGTGACCAAGACAGATTATGGTGTTTTCGATTTTTCAAAAAGAGTTCAAAGTCTCGCGCACAAATACCCGAACCGAAAAATCAGAATAAAGGTTGATCCCGAATCAACCCAAAACCTTATTCCGATTGATACGGTTGTGAATTATTTATTGTGTGCATTGCGGGCAGAAAATGTGCCTGTTATATTGAATCTAATCGCTAAAAAATCGATTAAAAATTCAGAATTGCTGGATTGCCTGCGTAAATTACTTCCAATAAATATTGTTGCCGATTTAAACCTGGAACGCGAAGATATGGATTCTTTAGAGCGGATTATGGCAGTAGGAATGTCGTTTACAGGTTCGTACATTGATACTAACATTGCGTTTGATACCACTCAACTCGATTCAATAGTTGATACTACGATTTCACCTGTTACTTCAGAATCGGTGTATAAAATGATGAAATATTTCTTGTTTGGCAGGGAAGAAAAACGAGGGAATAATGCGCTTTTGAATGTTGGATGA
- a CDS encoding CDP-alcohol phosphatidyltransferase family protein yields MKKIMVKGENVLNVPNALSLYRLLAFPVILFMAVTNRESVYVVLLCISLISDALDGSIARRFNLQTKFGAALDNLADICTYAMAILGLFLFKWAEIEPHAWILYLFFGVFVLSYIVAFTRFGKIPGLHLYSAVSAGYVQSIFFFVLFVFGFYTWFYYLALAWGVVAYIEKILVLFRLDDIKRGVKGLYWLIKAQQASN; encoded by the coding sequence ATGAAAAAAATTATGGTTAAAGGTGAAAATGTGTTGAATGTTCCCAATGCATTGAGCCTTTACAGATTATTAGCTTTCCCGGTGATTTTGTTTATGGCTGTTACCAATCGCGAGAGTGTTTACGTTGTTTTGTTGTGTATCAGTTTAATCAGCGATGCATTGGATGGAAGCATTGCCCGCCGGTTTAATTTACAAACAAAGTTTGGAGCTGCGCTCGATAATTTGGCCGACATATGTACTTATGCCATGGCAATATTGGGTTTATTTCTTTTCAAATGGGCCGAAATCGAACCTCATGCATGGATTTTATACCTCTTTTTTGGTGTTTTTGTATTGAGTTACATTGTGGCTTTTACACGTTTTGGAAAAATCCCCGGTCTGCACTTATATTCAGCAGTATCAGCAGGGTATGTACAAAGTATCTTCTTTTTTGTACTGTTTGTATTCGGGTTTTATACGTGGTTTTATTACCTGGCATTGGCCTGGGGAGTTGTAGCTTATATAGAGAAGATTCTTGTTCTTTTTCGATTGGATGACATTAAGCGGGGTGTAAAAGGGTTGTATTGGCTGATTAAAGCCCAGCAAGCAAGTAATTAG
- a CDS encoding RNA polymerase sigma factor RpoD/SigA → MRQLKITKSITNRESASLDKYLQEIGKEELITVEEEVELAQRIKKGDQAALEKLTRANLRFVVSVAKQYQNQGLSLPDLINEGNLGLIKAAEKFDETRGFKFISYAVWWIRQSILQALAEQSRIVRLPLNQVGSLNKINKAFSKFEQEHERKPSPEELAESLELPADKVADTLRVSGRHVSVDAPFVDGEDNSLLDVLVNNDSPNADRSLIMESLAKEIHRALATLTERESDIIRLFFGIGCQEMTLEEIGERFGLTRERVRQIKEKAIRRLRHTSRSKLLKSYLG, encoded by the coding sequence ATGAGACAGCTAAAGATCACCAAGTCAATCACTAACCGTGAAAGTGCCTCTTTAGACAAGTATTTGCAGGAAATTGGAAAGGAAGAACTAATTACTGTAGAGGAAGAAGTTGAATTAGCACAGCGGATTAAAAAGGGCGATCAAGCTGCTTTAGAGAAATTAACAAGAGCAAACCTGCGTTTTGTTGTTTCGGTTGCAAAACAGTACCAAAACCAGGGACTGAGCTTACCGGATTTAATAAACGAAGGAAACCTTGGATTGATTAAGGCAGCTGAGAAGTTCGATGAAACCCGCGGTTTTAAATTTATTTCCTATGCAGTATGGTGGATTCGCCAGTCAATTCTTCAAGCGCTTGCAGAGCAATCGCGTATCGTACGTTTGCCATTGAACCAGGTAGGTTCGTTGAACAAAATCAACAAAGCATTTTCAAAATTTGAGCAAGAACACGAACGCAAGCCCTCGCCGGAAGAATTAGCAGAATCACTTGAATTACCTGCTGATAAGGTTGCCGATACACTTAGAGTATCAGGAAGACATGTTTCTGTTGACGCCCCATTTGTGGATGGCGAAGACAACAGTCTTTTGGATGTTTTGGTAAATAATGATTCACCAAACGCCGACCGTAGCCTTATCATGGAATCACTTGCAAAAGAGATACACCGTGCGTTAGCAACATTGACTGAGCGTGAAAGCGACATTATTAGACTGTTTTTTGGCATAGGGTGCCAGGAAATGACATTAGAGGAAATCGGTGAACGATTTGGATTAACCCGAGAAAGGGTACGACAGATAAAAGAAAAAGCTATCAGACGATTGAGACATACATCGCGAAGCAAATTATTAAAATCATATCTGGGATAA